The DNA region TAGCGTGCAACTCCAATATCGTGTGATATCATGATCATGGTAACGTTCATCTTTTCGTTCAGTTCATGCAGAAGCTCCACTATTGCCGCTCTAAAGGATGTGTCAACCATGCTGACTATCTCATCGGCAAATATAACCTCCGGGTCGGGAATCATGGCCCTTGCTATTGCTAAACGCTGCATTCCTCCTCCCGAAAGGTGCCTTGGATATTTGTTAAAGAAGTATTCCGGCGGAACCAATCCAACCATCTTGAGAAGTCTTGAAACTTCTTCCTTGAGATTCTCTGGATTTTTGTGCTTTCTTAAGGGATCAGCAAGTATACTAAATATAGTTCTTGAATGATTTAGGGAGGTGTAGGGGTTCTGGTGAATATATTGGACTTTAGGCCGCAGCTTTCTGAATTCCTCTTTACTAATTTCGGACAGATCTTTTCCCAACCAGAAGACTTTTCCTAAAGTTGGTTCTTCAAGACCAGCAGCAATTCTCGCTAGGGTTGTCTTTCCTGAGCCACTTTCACCTATTATGGATAATCTCTCCCCCCTAGGCACCTCAAGCGTTATATCATCCAAGGCAGTAAACAAAAACTTTTTACCGAACAATTTCCGCTTCTTGAAGATTTTAGTAACGTTTTTTAGTGAAATAACATGTGATGGCATGCTTCTTCCCCCCTACATGTACAGCCAGCATTTAACAAAATGTCCTGGTTTTACTTCCACCCTTGGTGGCTTCTCCCTTTTACATCTCTCTGTGGCATAGGGGCATCTTGGGTGAAAAACACATCCCGATGGAGGATTTAAAAGGCTTGGAGGTTCTCCCGGTATTGGTTTTATTTTTTCTATTTCACCTACGGTTGATAGAAGGGAATCTATAAGTGCCTGGGTATAAGGGTGGTATGGACTCTTGACTATTGTATTCATATCACCTTTTTCGATCATGTTCCCTCCATATACTACCCCCATATAATTGGCAAGTTCGGCAGCCACAGGCAAGTCGTGAGTGACGAATATCACACTTATTCCTGTTTTCCTGTGAACGTCCTTAAGCACATTTATTATACGCGCTTGGGTCAATACATCAAGAGCTGATGTTGGTTCGTCCAGTATAAGCAAGTTTGGTTCAAATAGAAGGGAGAGAGCTATCAAAACTCTTTGCCTCATTCCTCCTGAAAGCTCGTGGGGGTACGACTTAAGTACTCTCTGGGCGTTCAGTCCTACTAACTCCAGCAGCTTATTTGCTCTCTCTTGAATTTCCTCTTTAGACCATTTGACATTATGATCCTCAACTGTATCAACAAAGTGTTCAAAAACCGAGATTGTTGGATTGAGTGCGTTTTGCACTGCTTGGGCAACTATTGCAATTTCCTTCCATCTTAGTTCTCTTAGTTTATCCTTATCCAACTTCAACAGGTCAATCCCTTCCTTGTATATTGCTTTTCCTGACAATATTCTTCCATTTGGTGGCAGGGTTCTTGTTATTGCTTCAAGTATTGTGGATTTACCGGAGGCAGATTCACCGACTATTGCCATTACGCTTCCTTCAGGTATTTCAAAGTTTATGTCAATGGCAGCTTTTATTGTGCCTTCCCTTACCATGTATACTGCATTTAAGTCTTCAACCTTGAGAATGTATTTTTCTTCACTCATATGTCCTCAACCTCGGATTGAATGTCTCTTCTACTCCATAGGAGATCAGGACGAAGCCAGATAGTAGAAGTATCATAAAGGTTAGTATTGCCACAGGATAGAATGCTGCATATGGAACATATAGTGCTCCCGATTGATAAATCGCTATATTCAGCATAACTCCCCAATGTGTTGGATTGAACCTTAACAGTCCCAAGAACATTAACCCCTGACTTGCTCCGAAGGATGCTCTTACCATGTTAACAAATTGGATGAAGATATATGGAACTAGGTGAGGCATCAGCTCCTTGAATATTATGTGGAATCTTCCTAATTCTAAAAGTTCAGCTGCTTCGACGAATTCCATTGATCTAAGGGAGAGAACTTGGGCGGCTATTGTTTTAGCAGGTTGTGCCCAGAGCCACATTGCAATTATAAAGGATAATAAAATTATATTGGCTTCTCTGAAGAAAGCAGCCATTAGGAGCAATGCCGGAAAGGAGGGTATCGTCATAAAGATATCAATTATGCCATTCAATAGTCTCCCGGGCATGCCTCCTATGTATCCTGCAGCTATACCAATGCTTGTTGCTAGTATTGTCCCAATCATAGCCGGTAAAAACGTGACGACCAGAACAACCCTTGTCCCGGCAACCAGCTGTCTGAAGACGTCAACTCCAAAGTAATCCGTACCAAAGGGATGTTCCCACGAAGGAGGGAGAAATCTATTTGAGAAGTCACTTTCCATATTCAGGGGCCATATGGTTGGGCCGATTATTGCAAGTACCAGAAAGAAGGTCAATATCAAAAGTCCTGCAAGTGCCTTTTTATTCTTAAGCATTGGCCTTATATACGTGTCGTAAGTCAATTTAACGTTTTCCACAGCGCTCATTTTTCCCTCACCCTTGGATCTATTAGAGGATAAATCAACTCTACCACAAGTGTTGCTAAAAGAACAGCCGTTATTATCACGGTGAATATGCCCATAATCAGTGGATAATCTCTTGTTCCAAGTGCTTGGGCATACTGATAACCAATCCCTGGGTACCTGAATATACTCTCTGCTAGAGTTGCACCCCCAAACATGAATCCAAGAGAGATTGCCAAGCTTGTGATCAAAGGTAAAAGAGCGGGTCTCCTTACGTACTTTTTGGCGATTGTTGAATCCTTTAATCCCCTTATTGCTGCAAAACTCACGAAATCTTCCTGTATTATTGAAACTGCATTGTTTCTCATCCCCAGGATGTATCCTGCCAGACGCTCAACGCTCAGTGCCATAATTGGGCCTATTGCATGGTAAAGAACATCCAATATGAATTTTAAATTAAATCCGGGAGTCAAATCTTCGGAATAAGCACCTCCAAGAGGTATTATTCCCCATCTTACTCCTAAGAAAATAACTAACAGAATTGCCACGATAAAGCTTGGAAGGGAACTCAAAACGATCCCACCAAAGAACACGGTACTATCCAATTTGGTTCCCCTTTTCCAAGCAGCATTAGAACCTAAATATACACCGAGTATGAAGCTCAGGAGGAGTGAGATAGAAGCCACAAATATTGTCCAAGGTATAGAACGTGCTATGATTTGATTAACACTCTGCTCATATAGCACGGATGTGCCCAAATTCCCCCTCAGGAGATTTTCAAAATACTGGAAATATCTAACCCAAATGGGAACGGTGGGATTCCAACTTAAACTGGCTTTAGCCATTTGATAAGCATCCTCAAAGCTGATTCCATAATTTTGCATGTATTGATGGGCAAGCATATAAACGGGATCTCCGGGCATTAAATGAACCAAAACAAATGTTATTGTCAAAGCTGCCCAAAGAAAAATGAAAAAGGAAGCAAGCCTTTTTAGGAAATACTTGCCATCCATTATATCACCTCATCTTCATCCTGCTGGCTTTAACTGTCCGGTAGTTATTAGGTAGATATAGAATTTTTCAATTCCTCCTGGACAGAGTGACCACAAGGGGTCATCTTTTGAAGGCCATCCTGTAACAGTACCTCCGTCATTGTAGAAGATCATTATTCTCTTTTCGTATATTGGGACTAATGGCAAGTATTCGTTGCTTATGTATGCCAGCTGCTCTACAAGCTCTTTGCGTTTTTCTGGATCAGTTTCGAGAGACAGTTTTCTTACTACTTGCTCTGGGGTCAATGCTCCCCAGGGTGTATCAAATGTTTTGTTGGCCGGGAAGTACGTGACTGCTCGTATATATCCATGTTCTCCGAAAATCCTATCATAACCTGTGTATGGATCTCCACTTCCCCACCAAGCGGCACCAAATTCTACTGCCAAATCGAATTCCCCTGCCCTTAAGTTACCTCCATAAATCTGCCCAGGCATCATCTCTGTTTCGACTTTGAATCCAAATGCTTTCAGTTGTTGGGTAACCTCCTTGGCACCGATTACCCAGTCACTGTAATCTGATCTGACAGCCACTGTGAACTCAACAACTTTTCCATCTGGAGTTCTCCAGTACCCATCAGCACCTTTTGTATATCCTGCAGACTTTAATATTTCTTCAGCTTTATTGGTGTCATGTGGATACTTCGTAAGCTTGCTAAGGAGGTCTGAAGAAAGCCATTTTGGTGCAAATGATTCTAGAACGTTGTGAGCGTAGGTATCTACGGGCAAGGCTGCCCAATAGGACACGTCTGTAACTTTCTTCCTGTCAAGTGCATAAACGATGGCCTTTCTTAAGTTTATGTCTTGGAATAATGGGTTCCTGAAGTTAAATACCACCGCAAATTCTCCCAAATCCGTGGGGGTTGTTAATTTGACGTTTGGATTAAGCTTCATAATTTGGTCTGTGAGATCTTTTGGAGTTGCTGGGTGAGAAGCATCTATTTTTCCAGCCATGAGCATTGCCCATACGGCATCGTTGGATGACCATCTGTAAACGGTTACTTTCTTAATTTGCATCTTATCCTTTGCCCAGTAGTGTGGGTTCACTTCGAATACCATGACATCCTGCCTTATCGTCTTTGGAACAAATGCACCAGAAACTATAAACTTCTTCTCTTCCCAAGGC from Thermococcus sp. MV5 includes:
- a CDS encoding ABC transporter ATP-binding protein, with the translated sequence MSEEKYILKVEDLNAVYMVREGTIKAAIDINFEIPEGSVMAIVGESASGKSTILEAITRTLPPNGRILSGKAIYKEGIDLLKLDKDKLRELRWKEIAIVAQAVQNALNPTISVFEHFVDTVEDHNVKWSKEEIQERANKLLELVGLNAQRVLKSYPHELSGGMRQRVLIALSLLFEPNLLILDEPTSALDVLTQARIINVLKDVHRKTGISVIFVTHDLPVAAELANYMGVVYGGNMIEKGDMNTIVKSPYHPYTQALIDSLLSTVGEIEKIKPIPGEPPSLLNPPSGCVFHPRCPYATERCKREKPPRVEVKPGHFVKCWLYM
- a CDS encoding ABC transporter permease, with the protein product MSAVENVKLTYDTYIRPMLKNKKALAGLLILTFFLVLAIIGPTIWPLNMESDFSNRFLPPSWEHPFGTDYFGVDVFRQLVAGTRVVLVVTFLPAMIGTILATSIGIAAGYIGGMPGRLLNGIIDIFMTIPSFPALLLMAAFFREANIILLSFIIAMWLWAQPAKTIAAQVLSLRSMEFVEAAELLELGRFHIIFKELMPHLVPYIFIQFVNMVRASFGASQGLMFLGLLRFNPTHWGVMLNIAIYQSGALYVPYAAFYPVAILTFMILLLSGFVLISYGVEETFNPRLRTYE
- a CDS encoding ABC transporter permease, which translates into the protein MDGKYFLKRLASFFIFLWAALTITFVLVHLMPGDPVYMLAHQYMQNYGISFEDAYQMAKASLSWNPTVPIWVRYFQYFENLLRGNLGTSVLYEQSVNQIIARSIPWTIFVASISLLLSFILGVYLGSNAAWKRGTKLDSTVFFGGIVLSSLPSFIVAILLVIFLGVRWGIIPLGGAYSEDLTPGFNLKFILDVLYHAIGPIMALSVERLAGYILGMRNNAVSIIQEDFVSFAAIRGLKDSTIAKKYVRRPALLPLITSLAISLGFMFGGATLAESIFRYPGIGYQYAQALGTRDYPLIMGIFTVIITAVLLATLVVELIYPLIDPRVREK
- a CDS encoding ABC transporter ATP-binding protein, which codes for MPSHVISLKNVTKIFKKRKLFGKKFLFTALDDITLEVPRGERLSIIGESGSGKTTLARIAAGLEEPTLGKVFWLGKDLSEISKEEFRKLRPKVQYIHQNPYTSLNHSRTIFSILADPLRKHKNPENLKEEVSRLLKMVGLVPPEYFFNKYPRHLSGGGMQRLAIARAMIPDPEVIFADEIVSMVDTSFRAAIVELLHELNEKMNVTMIMISHDIGVARYFSHDGGRIAVLCRGAMIEIAPAEKVLGNPMHPYTRALILASPVTDPELSRKKAKFLLKYNKPEEVWETEIAAIKGCKYAPLCPFATERCWKEKPRLEKVDGDHFVACHRAKDLPEWELRGA
- a CDS encoding ABC transporter substrate-binding protein, translated to MKNRSYSLLAIGFIALLVLGAGCIGGETTPTATTTTSTITKTVSGTPTTTTTVVTKTVTPTTSAKPKVGEFRIAAGWPFPYHGNPFLPGSVGVAFWLSFEPFAYYVPASGEWIPRLAESWNVEGSTMIVKLRADAKWSDGEPITADDIITAVTFEQAINKRWLYIEKVEKIDDKTVKFVSSEAITIPRMIELLTRPEVSRVPKHIYGQWLSKAEELAKVNREIYSYTSKGEEAPKELTDKSAALLSELKESLQKFKPWEEKKFIVSGAFVPKTIRQDVMVFEVNPHYWAKDKMQIKKVTVYRWSSNDAVWAMLMAGKIDASHPATPKDLTDQIMKLNPNVKLTTPTDLGEFAVVFNFRNPLFQDINLRKAIVYALDRKKVTDVSYWAALPVDTYAHNVLESFAPKWLSSDLLSKLTKYPHDTNKAEEILKSAGYTKGADGYWRTPDGKVVEFTVAVRSDYSDWVIGAKEVTQQLKAFGFKVETEMMPGQIYGGNLRAGEFDLAVEFGAAWWGSGDPYTGYDRIFGEHGYIRAVTYFPANKTFDTPWGALTPEQVVRKLSLETDPEKRKELVEQLAYISNEYLPLVPIYEKRIMIFYNDGGTVTGWPSKDDPLWSLCPGGIEKFYIYLITTGQLKPAG